One segment of Cydia splendana chromosome 22, ilCydSple1.2, whole genome shotgun sequence DNA contains the following:
- the LOC134801622 gene encoding uncharacterized protein LOC134801622 isoform X1 has translation MMTIRENQYSSNKTSSFYSVNDRVVHRDSYNDVNSSSSVNSALVTKRGFKPSDMYDPQKREFLTNLSYKLFPVSWNDGEYARSTTVPILPSLDQDIENLENAPMLSKQVDLNKIFTPAPDAEEHLIKKDRKFEKTFASSAFYVPGVHPTVKEQMDLARAISKSLSDQSNHMSRGQSMYVNRKKRSVKWVHEGRGRNTTNLSTTPTPVPTHDTPYRPPSSLRNQKTYPKSALKHPLPKMEPFPVSPPTIIVQNQEVPIPIAPTRLNDVYAAPVSPRLPLVSGPNFNVAPRGWGEMKDYYRPVALDVAGATPRYSDF, from the exons ATGATGACAATCAGGGAGAACCAGTATTCCTCCAATAAAACGTCGAGTTTCTACTCCGTCAACGACCGGGTCGTCCACCGGGACAGCTACAACGATGTGAACAGCAGTTCCAGTGTCAACAGCGCGCTGGTCACCAAACGCGGCTTCAAGCCTTCGGACATGTATGACCCCCAGAAACGAGAGTTCCTGACGAATCTCAGTTATAAGTTATTCCCTGTAAGTTGG AACGATGGAGAGTACGCCCGGAGCACCACAGTTCCCATTTTACCCTCCCTGGACCAAGACATA GAAAATCTGGAGAACGCCCCAATGCTGAGCAAGCAGGTGGACCTGAACAAGATCTTCACGCCGGCACCTGATGCTGAGGAACATCTCATCAAGAAGGATCGGAAGTTTG AGAAAACCTTCGCCTCGTCAGCGTTCTACGTGCCCGGGGTCCACCCCACGGTCAAAGAGCAGATGGACCTGGCCAGAGCTATCTCGAAAAGTCTGAGCGACCAGAGCAACCACATGAGTCGAGGGCAGAGCATGTATGTGAACCGGAAGAAGCGATCCGTCAAATGGGTCCATGAGGGCAGAG GTCGCAACACAACGAATCTATCCACGACACCAACGCCGGTCCCCACACACGACACACCTTACCGCCCGCCGTCCAGTCTCCGAAACCAGAAGACCTACCCCAAATCCGCGCTGAAGCACCCGCTACCTAAAATGGAGCCGTTCCCAGTCTCTCCACCTACGATTATTGTGCAAAACCAGGAGGTCCCTATTCCGATAGCTCCGACGAGGTTGAATGATGTGTACGCAGCGCCTGTTAGTCCTCGTCTGCCGTTAGTGTCAGGACCGAACTTCAACGTGGCGCCGCGCGGGTGGGGAGAGATGAAGGATTACTACAGACCTGTTGCGCTAGATGTCGCTGGTGCGACTCCGCGTTATTCTGATTTTTAG
- the LOC134801622 gene encoding uncharacterized protein LOC134801622 isoform X3 yields the protein MMTIRENQYSSNKTSSFYSVNDRVVHRDSYNDVNSSSSVNSALVTKRGFKPSDMYDPQKREFLTNLSYKLFPENLENAPMLSKQVDLNKIFTPAPDAEEHLIKKDRKFEKTFASSAFYVPGVHPTVKEQMDLARAISKSLSDQSNHMSRGQSMYVNRKKRSVKWVHEGRGRNTTNLSTTPTPVPTHDTPYRPPSSLRNQKTYPKSALKHPLPKMEPFPVSPPTIIVQNQEVPIPIAPTRLNDVYAAPVSPRLPLVSGPNFNVAPRGWGEMKDYYRPVALDVAGATPRYSDF from the exons ATGATGACAATCAGGGAGAACCAGTATTCCTCCAATAAAACGTCGAGTTTCTACTCCGTCAACGACCGGGTCGTCCACCGGGACAGCTACAACGATGTGAACAGCAGTTCCAGTGTCAACAGCGCGCTGGTCACCAAACGCGGCTTCAAGCCTTCGGACATGTATGACCCCCAGAAACGAGAGTTCCTGACGAATCTCAGTTATAAGTTATTCCCT GAAAATCTGGAGAACGCCCCAATGCTGAGCAAGCAGGTGGACCTGAACAAGATCTTCACGCCGGCACCTGATGCTGAGGAACATCTCATCAAGAAGGATCGGAAGTTTG AGAAAACCTTCGCCTCGTCAGCGTTCTACGTGCCCGGGGTCCACCCCACGGTCAAAGAGCAGATGGACCTGGCCAGAGCTATCTCGAAAAGTCTGAGCGACCAGAGCAACCACATGAGTCGAGGGCAGAGCATGTATGTGAACCGGAAGAAGCGATCCGTCAAATGGGTCCATGAGGGCAGAG GTCGCAACACAACGAATCTATCCACGACACCAACGCCGGTCCCCACACACGACACACCTTACCGCCCGCCGTCCAGTCTCCGAAACCAGAAGACCTACCCCAAATCCGCGCTGAAGCACCCGCTACCTAAAATGGAGCCGTTCCCAGTCTCTCCACCTACGATTATTGTGCAAAACCAGGAGGTCCCTATTCCGATAGCTCCGACGAGGTTGAATGATGTGTACGCAGCGCCTGTTAGTCCTCGTCTGCCGTTAGTGTCAGGACCGAACTTCAACGTGGCGCCGCGCGGGTGGGGAGAGATGAAGGATTACTACAGACCTGTTGCGCTAGATGTCGCTGGTGCGACTCCGCGTTATTCTGATTTTTAG
- the LOC134801622 gene encoding uncharacterized protein LOC134801622 isoform X2 — translation MMTIRENQYSSNKTSSFYSVNDRVVHRDSYNDVNSSSSVNSALVTKRGFKPSDMYDPQKREFLTNLSYKLFPNDGEYARSTTVPILPSLDQDIENLENAPMLSKQVDLNKIFTPAPDAEEHLIKKDRKFEKTFASSAFYVPGVHPTVKEQMDLARAISKSLSDQSNHMSRGQSMYVNRKKRSVKWVHEGRGRNTTNLSTTPTPVPTHDTPYRPPSSLRNQKTYPKSALKHPLPKMEPFPVSPPTIIVQNQEVPIPIAPTRLNDVYAAPVSPRLPLVSGPNFNVAPRGWGEMKDYYRPVALDVAGATPRYSDF, via the exons ATGATGACAATCAGGGAGAACCAGTATTCCTCCAATAAAACGTCGAGTTTCTACTCCGTCAACGACCGGGTCGTCCACCGGGACAGCTACAACGATGTGAACAGCAGTTCCAGTGTCAACAGCGCGCTGGTCACCAAACGCGGCTTCAAGCCTTCGGACATGTATGACCCCCAGAAACGAGAGTTCCTGACGAATCTCAGTTATAAGTTATTCCCT AACGATGGAGAGTACGCCCGGAGCACCACAGTTCCCATTTTACCCTCCCTGGACCAAGACATA GAAAATCTGGAGAACGCCCCAATGCTGAGCAAGCAGGTGGACCTGAACAAGATCTTCACGCCGGCACCTGATGCTGAGGAACATCTCATCAAGAAGGATCGGAAGTTTG AGAAAACCTTCGCCTCGTCAGCGTTCTACGTGCCCGGGGTCCACCCCACGGTCAAAGAGCAGATGGACCTGGCCAGAGCTATCTCGAAAAGTCTGAGCGACCAGAGCAACCACATGAGTCGAGGGCAGAGCATGTATGTGAACCGGAAGAAGCGATCCGTCAAATGGGTCCATGAGGGCAGAG GTCGCAACACAACGAATCTATCCACGACACCAACGCCGGTCCCCACACACGACACACCTTACCGCCCGCCGTCCAGTCTCCGAAACCAGAAGACCTACCCCAAATCCGCGCTGAAGCACCCGCTACCTAAAATGGAGCCGTTCCCAGTCTCTCCACCTACGATTATTGTGCAAAACCAGGAGGTCCCTATTCCGATAGCTCCGACGAGGTTGAATGATGTGTACGCAGCGCCTGTTAGTCCTCGTCTGCCGTTAGTGTCAGGACCGAACTTCAACGTGGCGCCGCGCGGGTGGGGAGAGATGAAGGATTACTACAGACCTGTTGCGCTAGATGTCGCTGGTGCGACTCCGCGTTATTCTGATTTTTAG
- the LOC134801394 gene encoding cytochrome P450 6B5-like produces the protein MYSIILLLVVFALTFLYLRGQYNENYWRRRGVAYYDKNKVFGIFWDFLTTDKAVFEILSELYKKYKNEPAVGIGSLMTPSLYVMDPQNIHHVMQTDFQSFSYRGPIINEGDVLGDNVIFMNGPRWKLMRQKLTPFFTAAKLRNMYHILDKIAQNFVEHLKQNPQKLKGNGFDRANEFCSAAIAAAIFGIGTDSSFESPFLKMARDAFELSWITHLRYTVANLSDSISKALGLKFFKKQEPFFIGAVKQMFRAAERDEIKKHYFTDICLSVRKAGIMKDLESGEELEPTDELLAAQGFFFYIAGVEPTASALFGALTELGRHPEIQTKLQKEIDETLEKHDNMTYEIISDMKYLDQVLSETLRIQTPVGFINRICTNDSVLPVGNIEVSKGTKLYIPIFDLHFDPKYFPEPEKFDPERFSPENKSSSEVGYLPFGKGGRVCIGMRYARLQVMAGLTHLLRNYRVLAHREPAGRKYAKGQFQMRRVDYDIELIPRE, from the coding sequence ATGTACTCAATAATTTTACTCCTCGTTGTGTTCGCACTAACCTTCCTATATCTCAGAGGCCAATACAATGAGAACTATTGGAGGAGACGCGGCGTCGCCTACTACGACAAAAACAAAGTTTTCGGCATTTTCTGGGACTTCCTCACCACCGACAAAGCTGTGTTTGAGATTCTCAGTGAATTATATAAGAAATACAAAAATGAGCCGGCCGTTGGCATCGGATCGCTAATGACACCGAGTCTCTACGTCATGGACCCACAGAACATCCATCATGTCATGCAGACAGACTTCCAATCCTTCAGCTACAGAGGACCAATAATAAACGAAGGTGACGTGCTAGGAGACAACGTGATTTTCATGAACGGACCTAGATGGAAGCTGATGCGACAGAAATTAACGCCATTTTTCACTGCGGCAAAATTACGAAACATGTATCATATTTTGGACAAAATTGCGCAAAATTTCGTGGAGCATTTAAAGCAAAATCCACAGAAGTTAAAAGGAAACGGGTTTGACAGGGCGAACGAGTTCTGTTCCGCGGCCATCGCGGCTGCTATCTTCGGGATTGGAACAGACTCCTCCTTCGAGTCACCGTTTCTGAAGATGGCTAGAGACGCTTTTGAACTCAGTTGGATTACTCACCTTAGATACACAGTCGCTAATTTAAGTGATTCAATAAGCAAAGCATTGGGTTTGAAGTTCTTTAAAAAGCAGGAGCCTTTTTTCATAGGCGCCGTGAAACAGATGTTCAGAGCTGCAGAAAGAGATGAAATTAAGAAGCATTACTTTACCGATATCTGTTTGAGTGTGCGGAAGGCTGGGATTATGAAGGATCTAGAATCGGGCGAGGAGTTGGAGCCGACTGATGAGCTACTTGCTGCCCAAGGTTTCTTCTTCTACATCGCCGGAGTCGAACCCACAGCCAGCGCCCTATTTGGCGCGCTCACCGAGCTTGGAAGACACCCGGAAATCCAGACGAAACTGCAGAAGGAAATCGATGAAACTCTCGAAAAACACGACAATATGACTTACGAGATCATCTCTgatatgaagtatttagatCAAGTTTTAAGCGAAACACTAAGAATACAGACGCCAGTAGGCTTCATAAACAGAATATGTACAAACGATTCAGTGCTCCCAGTAGGAAACATCGAAGTGTCTAAAGGCACAAAgttgtacatacctattttcGACTTGCATTTCGACCCTAAGTACTTCCCTGAGCCTGAGAAGTTCGATCCGGAGAGGTTTTCGCCAGAGAATAAGAGTAGTAGTGAGGTGGGTTACTTGCCGTTCGGGAAGGGTGGGCGGGTGTGCATCGGGATGCGGTACGCACGGCTGCAGGTGATGGCGGGGCTGACGCATCTGCTGCGGAACTACAGGGTGCTGGCCCACCGCGAACCCGCAGGAAGGAAGTACGCCAAGGGGCAGTTCCAGATGAGAAGGGTCGATTACGATATTGAGCTCATCCCTAGAGAATAA
- the LOC134801603 gene encoding cytochrome P450 6B5-like — MFPILLLVICGLVFIYLIGQYNENYWRKRGVAFYDKNKFLGIFWDFFTTDKALFEILSDLYTKYENEPAVGIGSLMTPSLFVIDPQNVQHITQTDFQSFSHRGVTINEGDLLADNLLFMNGPRWKLMRQKMTPLFTATKLKSMYYIMDKSAQDFVAHLKENPEKLKGNGFDTMNEFCSAAIAAAVFGIGTESTFRSPFLQMARDSVRVNWRTNLRFAILNTSETLGRSIGLKVFKEHEPLFIDAIKQVLRTREKENVKKHDFADICVSLQKAGTMKDNETGQELEPSDELLAAQGFFFFIAGVEPTASALFGALCELGKNPEILEKVQKEIDETFEKHNGIITYDVISEMKYLDQVLSEALRMHAPIGFIGRQCVSDSVLPVGNIKVSAGTKIYIPVYDMHYNPKFFPEPQKFDPERFSAEKRMGSEAYLPFGKGARICIGMRYARLQVLAGLTHLLRHYRVVAHHDPAKRKYAKGQFQLRQIDTDIELIPRD; from the coding sequence ATGTTTCCTATATTACTTCTCGTTATCTGCGGTCTCGTCTTTATTTATCTAATAGGCCAATACAATGAGAACTATTGGAGAAAACGCGGTGTAGCTTTCTACGATAAGAACAAATTCCTCGGCATTTTCTGGGACTTTTTCACCACCGACAAGGCCTTGTTTGAGATCCTCAGCGATCTTTACACCAAGTACGAAAACGAGCCAGCAGTCGGAATCGGATCCCTCATGACTCCGAGTCTCTTCGTGATCGACCCACAAAACGTCCAGCATATAACGCAGACCGACTTCCAATCCTTCAGCCATAGAGGAGTAACCATAAACGAAGGCGATCTGTTAGCTGATAACCTGCTCTTTATGAACGGTCCAAGATGGAAGCTGATGCGACAGAAAATGACGCCGCTCTTCACTGCGACTAAACTCAAAAGCATGTATTATATTATGGATAAAAGTGCGCAGGATTTCGTGGCACATCTAAAGGAGAATCCGGAGAAATTAAAAGGTAACGGTTTTGACACAATGAATGAGTTCTGCAGCGCAGCCATCGCAGCCGCCGTGTTCGGGATCGGTACGGAATCTACATTCAGGTCGCCATTCTTACAGATGGCAAGAGACTCGGTGAGGGTCAACTGGCGAACTAACCTTAGGTTCGCAATTCTCAATACCAGCGAAACGTTAGGCAGAAGTATAGGTTTAAAGGTGTTTAAAGAGCATGAACCATTATTTATTGACGCAATAAAACAAGTGTTAAGAACTAGGGAGAAGGAGAACGTTAAGAAGCATGACTTCGCTGATATTTGCGTGAGCCTTCAGAAGGCGGGAACTATGAAAGATAATGAAACGGGCCAGGAACTTGAACCCTCAGACGAGCTGCTCGCCGCCCAAGGATTCTTCTTCTTCATCGCTGGCGTCGAGCCAACCGCCAGTGCCCTGTTCGGAGCACTCTGTGAGCTGGGCAAAAACCCGGAAATCCTAGAGAAAGTGCAGAAAGAAATCGACGAAACTTTCGAGAAACACAATGGAATCATCACATACGACGTTATATCCGAGATGAAATACCTTGATCAAGTCTTAAGCGAAGCGTTAAGAATGCATGCGCCTATAGGCTTCATAGGCAGACAGTGTGTTAGCGATTCAGTGCTTCCTGTTGGGAATATAAAAGTGTCCGCAGGCACGAAGATATACATACCAGTTTACGACATGCATTACAACCCAAAATTCTTCCCTGAGCCTCAGAAGTTTGATCCGGAGAGGTTTTCTGCGGAGAAGAGGATGGGTAGTGAGGCTTACTTGCCGTTCGGGAAGGGAGCGAGGATTTGCATCGGGATGCGGTACGCGCGGCTGCAGGTGCTGGCGGGGCTGACGCACCTGTTGCGGCACTACCGCGTGGTGGCCCACCACGATCCCGCCAAGAGGAAGTATGCCAAGGGACAGTTCCAGTTACGACAGATCGATACCGACATTGAGCTGATACCTCGAGACTGA